A single window of Meiothermus sp. DNA harbors:
- the lon gene encoding endopeptidase La, with product MSDRNDKNNTHLPERLPVCPVRGSVIYPSMVMPIDAGRPISIKAIEAALAQERVILIVSQRDKEVEAPGPNDLYEVGTACNILRMRKNADGSVQMLVQAFARVRVQQYYQAQGYLEARVEPLTEVEGNATEATALFREVKERFENLLREGKYLSPEVAQFILNLEDASQLADYIAYHLDFKLEDKQQILATPSVVDRLKRIAILLDAELDLLETQRRIQQQVKEEIDKNQREFYLREQMKAIQRELHGEEGELEVEEFRKKIAALKLPPNVLSEVERELSRFARMHPDSAEASVVRTYLDWIINLPWNTRTEDQIDLKEAKKILDEDHYGLEKVKDRVLEYLAVRKLKLERQQKGEIPPEEVSKGPILLFVGPPGVGKTSIAMSIAKSLGRKYHRISLGGVRDESDIRGHRRTYIGAMPGRIIQGMRQVGSKNPVILLDEVDKLGVSYQGDPAAALLELLDPAQNKEFTDHYLGVPFDMSEVLFICTANFPENIPGPLFDRMELIEFTSYIEQEKLEIAKRYLLPRQLAENGLKENQVHITEAALMHLITHYTREAGVRNLEREIGALLRKSARVILESGKKRVRITDADLEKYLGPARFQPEAEARTPQVGVATGMFYTPVGGDIMFIEVSVMPGKGNLILTGQLGDVMKESARAALSYAKKNATRFGIPLEKFDNSDVHIHVPAGAVPKEGPSAGTAITSALVSALAEIPVRNEVAMTGEITLTGRVLPIGGVKEKVLGARRAGIREVILPKPNQADLQDIPAYLRQNLVFHFAENLDQVLDWALVGGLRALEQKTLTSVPKKSRRSKAQPVARA from the coding sequence ATGAGCGACAGAAACGATAAAAATAACACCCACCTCCCCGAGAGGCTCCCGGTCTGTCCGGTGCGCGGCTCGGTGATTTACCCCAGCATGGTGATGCCCATAGATGCGGGGCGTCCTATTTCCATTAAGGCGATCGAGGCGGCTTTAGCCCAAGAGCGGGTCATTTTGATTGTGAGCCAGCGTGATAAGGAGGTGGAAGCGCCCGGCCCAAACGACCTGTATGAGGTGGGCACGGCCTGCAACATTCTGCGGATGCGCAAGAACGCCGACGGTTCGGTGCAGATGTTGGTGCAGGCCTTTGCTCGAGTCCGGGTGCAGCAGTACTACCAGGCCCAGGGTTATCTGGAAGCCAGAGTAGAACCGCTAACGGAAGTGGAAGGCAATGCTACCGAGGCCACTGCGCTTTTCCGTGAGGTCAAGGAGCGCTTTGAAAACCTCTTGCGGGAGGGCAAATACCTCTCGCCCGAGGTGGCCCAGTTCATCCTGAACCTCGAGGATGCTTCGCAACTAGCCGACTACATCGCCTATCACCTCGATTTCAAGTTAGAGGACAAACAGCAGATTCTGGCGACTCCCTCGGTGGTGGATCGGCTCAAGCGCATTGCCATTTTGCTCGACGCCGAGCTGGATTTGCTGGAAACCCAGCGCCGCATTCAGCAGCAGGTGAAGGAAGAAATTGACAAAAACCAGCGGGAGTTTTATCTGCGGGAGCAGATGAAGGCCATCCAACGGGAGCTGCACGGTGAAGAAGGTGAGCTGGAAGTCGAGGAGTTCCGCAAAAAGATTGCGGCCCTCAAGCTGCCACCCAACGTATTGTCCGAGGTAGAGCGCGAGCTCTCTCGCTTTGCCCGCATGCACCCCGACTCGGCCGAAGCCAGTGTGGTGCGTACCTACCTCGACTGGATTATCAACCTCCCCTGGAATACCCGCACAGAGGATCAAATTGACCTCAAGGAGGCCAAAAAAATCCTGGACGAAGACCACTACGGCCTGGAAAAGGTCAAGGATCGTGTGCTGGAGTACCTGGCGGTGCGCAAACTGAAACTCGAGCGCCAACAAAAAGGAGAAATTCCGCCCGAAGAAGTCTCCAAAGGACCCATCCTGCTTTTTGTGGGACCGCCAGGTGTAGGCAAGACCTCCATTGCCATGTCCATCGCCAAAAGCCTGGGTCGCAAATACCACCGCATCTCGCTGGGGGGTGTGCGGGACGAGTCCGACATTCGCGGACACCGTCGTACTTACATTGGGGCCATGCCGGGCCGCATCATCCAGGGAATGCGCCAGGTCGGTAGTAAGAACCCGGTCATCCTGCTGGATGAAGTTGATAAGCTGGGGGTTTCCTACCAGGGCGACCCGGCGGCTGCGTTGCTAGAACTCCTCGACCCCGCACAGAACAAGGAGTTCACCGACCACTACCTGGGGGTACCCTTCGATATGAGCGAGGTGCTCTTTATTTGCACGGCCAACTTCCCCGAGAACATCCCCGGGCCGCTTTTCGACCGCATGGAGTTGATCGAGTTTACCAGCTACATCGAGCAGGAAAAGCTCGAGATTGCCAAGCGCTACCTGCTGCCTCGCCAGCTTGCCGAGAACGGGCTCAAGGAAAACCAGGTGCACATCACCGAGGCTGCCCTGATGCACCTGATCACCCACTACACCCGCGAGGCGGGGGTGCGGAACCTCGAGCGCGAGATTGGGGCGCTTTTGCGCAAGTCGGCTCGAGTCATTCTGGAAAGCGGCAAAAAACGGGTTCGCATTACCGATGCCGATTTGGAAAAATACCTAGGCCCGGCCCGCTTCCAACCCGAGGCTGAGGCTCGAACCCCGCAGGTAGGGGTGGCCACCGGGATGTTCTACACCCCGGTAGGGGGCGACATCATGTTCATTGAGGTCTCGGTCATGCCGGGCAAGGGCAACCTGATCCTGACCGGCCAGCTTGGCGATGTGATGAAGGAGTCGGCGCGGGCGGCGCTTTCCTACGCCAAGAAAAACGCCACCCGCTTTGGCATACCGCTCGAGAAGTTCGATAACTCGGATGTGCACATCCATGTGCCGGCGGGTGCGGTGCCCAAGGAAGGCCCCTCGGCAGGAACCGCCATTACCTCGGCGCTGGTCTCGGCCCTGGCCGAAATACCGGTGCGCAACGAGGTGGCCATGACCGGGGAAATTACCCTCACCGGCCGGGTGCTGCCCATTGGAGGGGTGAAGGAAAAGGTGC
- a CDS encoding DUF1517 domain-containing protein, with protein MKWAWVYILLLGALVAAPEDSPWPGWNSALAQRSGGGVGGRGGFSSPRPAPSVPRVNPSPAPSLPLPTPRSYPTYPTYPRDYYPPNAPSYPSTRPPIFISPGSGYGFDLIALVFIGGIVLLSFSMIRGLQRAGSSVGNEPESTVARLRLATLFSPELQANLRHLAQTADTESARGLADLIDNAAVLLLREQAGWRFGMYDVWTGSLQKAEGQFDAWMTETRSEFVETYRHFEGKEVVQAGYQPKAEPDGRYLLVTLLLAVSGSLPPVPTPLRREGARQALMALATSSPTNTLAAYIAWTPEAEGESLTEQDLLVGWPKLELL; from the coding sequence ATGAAATGGGCCTGGGTTTATATCCTCCTGCTGGGGGCTTTGGTAGCCGCTCCTGAGGATAGCCCCTGGCCTGGATGGAATTCCGCCTTGGCTCAGCGCAGCGGCGGCGGCGTGGGGGGTCGGGGCGGCTTTTCCAGCCCCAGACCCGCCCCTTCAGTTCCACGGGTCAATCCCTCACCCGCTCCTTCCCTACCCCTCCCAACCCCCCGGAGCTATCCTACCTACCCCACCTACCCCCGCGATTACTACCCCCCCAACGCCCCCAGCTACCCCAGCACCCGCCCCCCCATCTTCATCAGCCCGGGTTCGGGCTACGGGTTTGACCTCATCGCCCTGGTATTTATCGGGGGAATTGTACTGTTGAGCTTTTCCATGATTCGGGGCTTGCAGCGGGCCGGGAGCAGTGTGGGCAACGAACCCGAGAGCACCGTTGCCCGGCTCCGGCTGGCCACCCTTTTTTCTCCCGAGCTGCAAGCTAACCTACGCCACCTGGCCCAAACCGCCGACACCGAAAGCGCCCGGGGCCTAGCCGACCTCATAGATAACGCCGCCGTGTTGCTATTGCGCGAACAGGCCGGCTGGCGTTTTGGCATGTATGACGTCTGGACGGGCAGTCTGCAAAAAGCCGAGGGGCAGTTCGACGCCTGGATGACCGAGACCCGCTCGGAGTTTGTAGAAACCTACCGGCACTTCGAAGGCAAGGAAGTGGTGCAAGCCGGATACCAGCCCAAAGCCGAGCCCGACGGACGGTATCTATTGGTAACGCTGCTGCTGGCCGTAAGCGGTAGCCTGCCCCCGGTACCTACCCCCCTGCGCCGCGAGGGGGCCCGGCAAGCCCTGATGGCCTTGGCTACCTCGAGCCCCACCAATACCCTCGCCGCCTACATCGCCTGGACGCCCGAGGCCGAGGGTGAATCCCTTACCGAACAGGATTTGCTGGTGGGCTGGCCTAAGCTCGAGCTGCTCTAA
- the groES gene encoding co-chaperone GroES, which yields MLRPLGDRVVVKRIEEEAKTKGGIVLPDTAKEKPQKGKVIAVGSGRLLDNGTKVPLEVKQGDTVVFAKYGGTEIEIDGEEYIILSERDLLAVM from the coding sequence ATGCTCAGACCCCTGGGTGACCGTGTGGTGGTCAAGCGTATCGAAGAAGAAGCCAAGACCAAAGGTGGCATTGTGCTGCCCGACACCGCCAAGGAAAAACCCCAAAAAGGTAAGGTGATTGCCGTGGGCAGCGGTCGGCTGCTGGATAACGGCACCAAGGTGCCCCTGGAAGTTAAGCAGGGCGATACGGTGGTATTTGCCAAGTACGGCGGCACCGAGATCGAGATTGACGGGGAAGAGTACATCATCCTCTCCGAACGTGACCTGCTGGCTGTGATGTAA
- a CDS encoding RNA methyltransferase, whose product MYLTSIANPRIKAAAKLKERRERERSGLFLIEGHRELERALAAGIKVVEAYCALELGPDEARVVEELESQQRSPVNRVSEAVLKKLSTRENPAGVVAVARMPNPSLADFKPPPNALLLVAVGLEKPGNLGALLRSADAAGAHAVLVAGGVDVYSPQVIRNSTGVVFSQPTYVASEQKLLEWLEEHPIRLVATTPHADQTYWDADLRGPVAIVLGPEHTGLSPEWLHRADLEVRIPMQGEADSLNVSVTAALMLFEAVRQRRGSGAT is encoded by the coding sequence ATGTACCTCACCTCTATCGCCAACCCCCGCATCAAAGCAGCCGCCAAGCTCAAAGAACGCAGAGAACGCGAGCGAAGCGGGTTGTTTCTGATTGAAGGCCACCGGGAGCTCGAGCGCGCCTTGGCAGCAGGCATTAAGGTGGTAGAAGCCTACTGCGCGCTGGAGCTTGGCCCCGACGAGGCTCGGGTGGTTGAGGAGCTCGAAAGCCAACAACGCTCACCGGTGAACCGAGTCTCCGAAGCGGTGCTCAAAAAGCTTAGCACCCGCGAAAACCCGGCTGGGGTGGTGGCCGTGGCGCGGATGCCCAACCCTTCTCTGGCCGATTTTAAGCCTCCACCCAATGCCCTGCTCTTGGTAGCGGTGGGCCTGGAAAAACCCGGCAACCTGGGGGCTTTGCTACGGTCGGCAGACGCCGCCGGCGCCCATGCAGTGCTGGTGGCTGGGGGGGTGGATGTGTACAGCCCCCAGGTCATTCGCAACTCCACCGGGGTGGTTTTTTCACAACCCACCTATGTTGCTTCCGAACAGAAACTGCTGGAGTGGCTAGAAGAACACCCTATTCGGCTGGTGGCCACCACCCCCCACGCCGATCAAACCTACTGGGACGCCGACTTGCGGGGGCCGGTGGCCATCGTGCTGGGGCCCGAGCACACCGGATTGAGTCCGGAATGGCTTCACAGGGCCGACCTCGAGGTTCGGATTCCCATGCAAGGTGAGGCTGATAGCCTTAACGTCTCGGTAACGGCGGCTTTGATGCTGTTCGAGGCGGTTCGGCAGCGGCGTGGTTCTGGCGCCACATGA